The Hyphomonas sediminis genome contains a region encoding:
- a CDS encoding ATP-binding cassette domain-containing protein, translating into MLNLWTALGAPGRMQFILAMSLAALASIAGVVLMGLSGWFLVAGALAGAAGAGHSFNHLHPAAGVRGSAFIRVLGRYGEQLAGHDAILRLSARLRPRIFASGAYARRGLSPMASAELTALIDDMDAAEGAFLKVVLPGIGVAAGFAVALGFALASDLVLFMLAVIAAALVAGALPYLAVQAVRRQAAALAERVEAARGDVARLIENATELDVYGALSPAADAAMETLSKWQAEGLRLERPFLGLSAILSAAGVLMGALALWRVSVTGGDLPMAAGATLSLMAAFEAAAAMLKVLEAAPKAGAASARLGGRLDVDAAPWDATLEDAPALASVFPLEVDRAQAMAAPGAPLTPQVSFQIEVGDVVELTGRSGAGKSTLAEALMRLHPLAEGKIRYGGTESGRVRIAAVLGHVAMSPQMPAFLPGTVADQLRLAKPDATDEEMRAALAVALADEFVFARAEGLESPIGENGAGFSGGELRRLGLARAIIAGPELLILDEPLAGLDRELAVRLIASLSGWLAEGGRAILVLQHKPGGADWKAARITRAALR; encoded by the coding sequence ATGCTGAACTTGTGGACCGCGCTCGGCGCGCCGGGGCGGATGCAATTCATCCTGGCGATGAGCCTCGCGGCGCTCGCCTCCATCGCCGGGGTGGTGCTGATGGGGCTGTCGGGATGGTTCCTCGTGGCGGGCGCGCTGGCAGGCGCTGCGGGCGCAGGACACAGCTTCAACCACCTCCACCCGGCAGCGGGGGTGCGTGGCTCTGCGTTCATCCGGGTGCTCGGCCGGTATGGCGAACAACTGGCCGGGCATGACGCCATCCTGCGCCTGTCGGCGCGCCTGCGGCCACGGATCTTTGCGTCTGGCGCATATGCGCGGCGGGGGCTGTCGCCGATGGCATCTGCAGAACTGACGGCGCTGATCGATGACATGGACGCCGCGGAGGGGGCATTCCTCAAAGTGGTGTTGCCGGGCATCGGCGTGGCGGCGGGATTTGCTGTAGCGCTTGGCTTTGCGCTGGCGAGCGATCTGGTGCTGTTCATGCTGGCGGTGATCGCGGCGGCGCTGGTGGCGGGGGCGTTGCCATACCTGGCGGTACAGGCCGTGCGACGGCAGGCGGCGGCGCTGGCAGAGCGCGTGGAAGCGGCGCGCGGGGATGTGGCGCGGCTGATCGAAAACGCGACAGAGCTGGATGTCTATGGCGCGCTGTCGCCTGCGGCAGATGCGGCGATGGAAACACTGTCAAAGTGGCAGGCTGAAGGGCTGAGGCTGGAGCGGCCTTTCCTGGGCCTCTCTGCCATCCTGAGCGCAGCAGGGGTGCTGATGGGGGCGCTGGCGTTGTGGCGGGTGTCGGTCACAGGGGGCGACTTGCCGATGGCGGCGGGCGCGACGCTCTCCCTGATGGCGGCATTCGAGGCGGCGGCTGCGATGCTGAAAGTTCTCGAAGCGGCGCCGAAGGCAGGGGCGGCTTCGGCCCGGCTCGGCGGGCGGCTGGATGTGGACGCGGCCCCATGGGATGCAACGCTTGAGGACGCCCCAGCGTTGGCAAGTGTGTTCCCGCTGGAAGTGGACCGGGCGCAGGCGATGGCAGCGCCGGGAGCGCCGCTGACGCCGCAGGTGAGCTTTCAGATTGAGGTGGGCGATGTGGTGGAGCTGACGGGCCGCTCCGGCGCGGGCAAGTCCACTTTGGCGGAGGCGCTGATGCGGCTGCATCCGCTGGCGGAAGGCAAGATCCGCTATGGCGGCACAGAATCCGGCCGGGTACGGATCGCGGCTGTTCTGGGGCACGTTGCGATGAGCCCGCAGATGCCTGCATTCCTGCCGGGAACGGTGGCCGACCAGCTGAGGCTGGCGAAGCCGGATGCGACGGACGAGGAGATGCGCGCGGCGCTGGCCGTGGCGCTGGCGGACGAATTTGTCTTTGCGCGGGCCGAAGGACTGGAAAGCCCGATTGGCGAGAATGGCGCAGGGTTCTCCGGGGGGGAACTACGACGGCTGGGCCTTGCGCGGGCGATCATTGCCGGGCCGGAACTGTTGATCCTGGATGAGCCTTTGGCGGGGCTGGACCGGGAGCTGGCTGTGCGTCTGATCGCCAGCCTGTCCGGTTGGCTGGCCGAGGGCGGGCGGGCGATCCTTGTTTTGCAGCACAAGCCCGGCGGCGCAGACTGGAAAGCAGCGCGGATCACCCGCGCGGCGTTACGCTGA